One segment of Scomber scombrus chromosome 3, fScoSco1.1, whole genome shotgun sequence DNA contains the following:
- the LOC133977809 gene encoding twist-related protein 2-like, with product MREEVSCTNSPEGGMGASEEELERGSKKSLQGGNRKRNPYPKKDSLGQTEESSTGSPNSLLPSGPKRVKKSPTTLVTLAPTSLGPRPDQPFEDLHSQRVIANVRERQRTQSLNDAFASLRKIIPTLPSDKLSKIQILKLASRYIDFLYQVLQSDEMDAKLASCNYLAHERLSYAFSVWRMEGAWAMSTSH from the coding sequence ATGAGAGAAGAGGTGTCCTGTACAAACTCTCCTGAAGGAGGGATGGGTGCCAGTGAAGAGGAACTGGAGAGGGGATCGAAGAAGAGCCTCCAAGGAGGAAACCGAAAACGCAATCCTTACCCCAAAAAGGACAGCCTTGGTcagacagaggagagcagcaCTGGCAGTCCCAACAGCCTGCTGCCATCTGGGCCAAAGAGGGTGAAGAAAAGCCCTACGACACTGGTGACTCTGGCTCCTACGTCGCTGGGCCCAAGGCCTGACCAACCCTTTGAGGACCTCCACTCTCAGCGTGTCATCGCCAATGTGCGGGAGCGTCAACGCACTCAGTCTTTGAACGACGCCTTCGCCTCTCTACGCAAGATCATCCCCACACTCCCTTCAGACAAGCTGAGCAAGATCCAGATCCTTAAACTGGCTTCACGCTACATCGACTTCCTCTACCAGGTGCTGCAGAGTGACGAGATGGACGCTAAGCTGGCCAGCTGCAACTACCTGGCCCACGAAAGACTGAGCTACGCCTTCTCCGTCTGGAGGATGGAGGGGGCCTGGGCCATGTCCACCAGCCACTAG